The genomic interval GCGTCCGCAGTACCTAACGAGAGCCGGCGCTATACCGGCGCCGGCCCCACGACCTGTCATCACCCGTTGCCGCCGCCGCCATGCACACGCGCTCGCTCGGCCAGCTGCAAGTCTCCGCCATCGGGTACGGCTGCATGGGGCTCAGCATGAGTTACGGGCAGCCGACCGAGAAGTCGCAGGCTATCGCCCTCATCCGCGCGGCCGTGGAGCGCGGCGTGACCTTCTTCGACACGGCGCAGGTGTACGGCCCGTTCGTGAACGAGGAGGTGGTGGGTGAGGCGCTGGCTCCGGTGCGCGACCAGGTGGTGATTGCGACCAAGTTCGGCTTCCGGTACGACGAGGCGGGGAAGGAGGCGGGGCTCGACTCGACCCCCGCGCAGATCCGTCGCATGACAGACGACTCGTTGCGACGGCTGCGCACCGACGTCATCGACCTCTACTACCAGCATCGCGTCGACCCTAACGTTCCAATGGAGGATGTGGCGGGGACGGTGCGCGAGCTGATCGCCGAGGGGAAGGTGAAGCACTTCGGGCTCTCCGAGTGCGGGGTGCGCAATATCCGCCGCGCGCATGCGGTGCAGCCGGTGACGGCGCTGCAGAGCGAGTACTCGCTGTGGTGGCGCGAACCGGAGGAGGCGATCCTGCCGGTGCTGGAGGAGTTGGGGATCGGCTTCGTCCCCTTCTCGCCGTTAGGCAAGGGGTTCCTGACGGGGGCCATCGACGCCACGACGACCTTCGACGCGACCGACTTCCGCAACGTGGTACCGCGCTTCACGGCGGAGAACCGCGCCGCGAACCAGGCGATGGTCGCCCTGGTCGCGCGTATTGCGCGTGAGAAGGGGGCGACGCCGGCACAGGTGGCGCTGGGGTGGGTGCTGGCGCAGAAGCCGTGGATCGTCCCGATCCCGGGGACGACGAAGCTCCATCGTCTGGAGGAGAACCTCGGGGGCGCCGAGGTGACGTTCACGGCGGGGGAGCTGGCGGAGATTGACCGCGCGGCGGCGGCGATCCCGGTGCAGGGGGAGAGGTATCCGGCGGCGGCGCAGGCGCGGATTGATCGGTGAGGGGGGGTGGGGATCGGGGTTCGCGAAATTGGGGTCAGCGAAATTGGGGTCAGAGTCACCGAACCAATTTCTCGGTGACTCTGACCCCAATTTCCCTGGCCCCCAGTTCCTCCAGTTCCCCAGATGGACCCCGGTGGGCTCCGCGCCACCGCATTGCGGGGGCGGCTGCGGGGGTGCGTCCGAGATCGACGCGAGCATTTGGGGTCAGAGTCACCGAACCAAATTCTCGATGACTCTGACCCCAATTTTCCACGCGGGGTAAGTTGGGGGGCGCGTGCCCCATGCCCGCGCGCCTCACGCGACCCCCGCCATGCTCGATCGTTCCGATGCCCTCGCGCT from Gemmatimonadaceae bacterium carries:
- a CDS encoding aldo/keto reductase — its product is MHTRSLGQLQVSAIGYGCMGLSMSYGQPTEKSQAIALIRAAVERGVTFFDTAQVYGPFVNEEVVGEALAPVRDQVVIATKFGFRYDEAGKEAGLDSTPAQIRRMTDDSLRRLRTDVIDLYYQHRVDPNVPMEDVAGTVRELIAEGKVKHFGLSECGVRNIRRAHAVQPVTALQSEYSLWWREPEEAILPVLEELGIGFVPFSPLGKGFLTGAIDATTTFDATDFRNVVPRFTAENRAANQAMVALVARIAREKGATPAQVALGWVLAQKPWIVPIPGTTKLHRLEENLGGAEVTFTAGELAEIDRAAAAIPVQGERYPAAAQARIDR